The genomic region ATACAACAGAAGTTCATTTGGTTGATAATGAAATGAACGATTTGATTAGTTGGACTAATGGTCAATTTGAAAATAAAGAAATTCATCCTTTAATTATTGTTGCAAATCTTGTTTATGAATTCTTGTCAATTCACCCATTCCAAGATGGAAATGGAAGATTATCAAGATTATTGACCACTATGCTCTTACTGCAAAAAGATTATTTATTTATTAAGTATGTATCCTTTGAGAACTTGATTGAAAAAACAATGAAAGAATACTACCAAGCGTTAATGGAAGGTCAAAAAAACAGAAATGAACAAAATGAAAACATATCAAAATGGATATTATATTTTCTCCATAAATTGAGTGTGCTGACTCAAAGACTTGACGCAAAATATGATGTGTTTAAATCAAAAGGTGGATATTTGAATGAAAGACAAAAGGAAATAAAGGAATATTTACAAGAAAATCAACCTCTGAAAATATCTGATTTAGCAAAAAGATTTGAGAGTATTAATATCAATACGATTAAAAAGGATTTACAATACATGAAAAAAGAACAGGCAATAAAGAGTGTTGGAAAAGGTAAAGGAACTGTGTATATAATTGAAAATAAAGAATAACGCACCATTGTACAAAATTAGTAGATTAAAATAAACAAATAATATTAGAATAATAAAAACTAAAAATTATGAATAAAGAGTGGTTAAACAAGAAAAAAGATTTTATAGAATTTGATGTAAGAACTTTAAAAGGTAATTTTCTTTTAGCAATTTTAAAAAAAGCTAAAAATATTCCTAAAGGTAAAGGAATAAAGGTTGTCCAAAATTTTGAGCCAATTCCTTTGTATTCAACAATGAAAAATTTAGGCTTTGAGTACCACACTGAAGCATTAGATGACGGAATCTATAATTCTTATTTTTATCGCATAGAGATAATTGATGCAGATGATATAGAAATACCTTTAAAACCAATTGTTATTCCAAGATATGCAGATATTGATAAAACAATTGCAGACCTTACGGTTAATTTTTGGGATAATATATGGAATAAAGATGAACCTGCGATAGAACTAAAAACAAAATTTTTACTGTCATTGTCAAATGCTGTTGGTTCAGGACGAATTAAACAAGCAACAAGAGAACTTATTAAAGCATATTATCTTGGAGTAACAATTGAGCAACTCGATGAATTATTCTCTTTATTTATATGGAATCAAGGAATAGGTCATTTTTCGTCAGAAATAGCACAGTCGTCACTTTTCAAAGCATATCTCGTTATTAAAGATTTAATAAAAAAAGGAAAAAGCAAAAAAGAAATAATGTCAGTGTTAATCGAAAAATTTGGAGAAAAAAATCCAGAAACAGGATTTAGTAATCAGAATAAATA from Bacteroidota bacterium harbors:
- a CDS encoding Fic family protein gives rise to the protein MDKYINKLNFDFQTNQKILNLISQIDLYKGKWNSIEKQENIYLNELRKIATIESIGSSTRIEGGTLTNKEIEELLNDIKITKLKTRDEQEVVGYYDTLEIIYENYDNIRLSENYIKQLHQNLLRHSDKDTRHRGQYKSLSNKVVANYPGGIQKVIFNTTEVHLVDNEMNDLISWTNGQFENKEIHPLIIVANLVYEFLSIHPFQDGNGRLSRLLTTMLLLQKDYLFIKYVSFENLIEKTMKEYYQALMEGQKNRNEQNENISKWILYFLHKLSVLTQRLDAKYDVFKSKGGYLNERQKEIKEYLQENQPLKISDLAKRFESININTIKKDLQYMKKEQAIKSVGKGKGTVYIIENKE